Within Candidatus Poribacteria bacterium, the genomic segment CCCAAAGTCGCCCGTCTCACCCGCCAAAACTTGACGGTTCAGGCGAGGCACGGTTGATCGCCTTGGCGTGTAGCGATCCGCCAAAAGGGTTTGCACGCTGGACGTTACAACTCCTTGCCGATGAGCTCGTTGGACTTGAAATCGTTGAGAGTCTCTCTATTGAAACCGTCCGACAGACGCTAAAAAAAACGAACTACGCCCGCACCGGAGGCAGTATTGGGTGATCCCTCCTGATGAAGATGCCGACTTCGTTGTCGCAATGGAGCAGGTCTTAGACGTTTACGCGCGTCCCAAAGACCCGAAGCGTCCCGTTGTTGCCATGGATGAACGCCCTGTGGTGTTGCACCAACACCTTCGGGCTCCTGTGCCGGGCAAACCCGGACGCATCGCACGCATAGATTACGAATATAAACGCCGAGGCACGGACTTCTGCTTTCATGTTTACCGCGCCTTTTCAAGGGTGGCGACGCGTCTCGATCCGAGACCGCCACACCGCTGTCGATTGGGCAGCGGAAGTTAGACACCTCTTAGATGAAGTGTATCCCGATGCCTTGCGGGTGACATTGGTCTGTGATAATCTCAATACGCATAAAATCGCCTCTCTCTACAAAGCGTTTGAGGCTCAGGAGGCACAGCGATTGTCTTCACGGTTAGAGATCGTCCACACCCCAAAACATGGGAGTTGGTTGAACATCGCAGAGATTGAACTCAGTGTTCTCTCAAGGCAATGTCTGAACCGTCGGATCCCTGACGTAGAGACACTTCGAGCAGAAGTCGAGGCGTGGCAGGTGTATCGCAATCAGACGGCGAACCGCGTCGATTAATGTTGATGTTGATTAACAATTCGTTCAAACTCAACAACTCGCTCAGGATTGATCTGTCTGAACTTCGCGATACCATCTTCCCATCCATAGCGTTCTACGAAGGGTTTGATATCGAGAAATTGATCAGCGGGCGGTGAAGGCGGTGGCGGTCCAAACTCCATTTTGAAGGGGTTTCCTGAGGCTTTCCATTCTTTCAAGAATGCGATCGTCTCCCGAGTTTTTTCATCGGGAAAGAGGTCATACATCGCCTCAACGTGCTCTATTTTTTCATCAAGCGTCATAGGAATTTCTGCTTTTATTTTCATGTATCCATCAGCAAGAATATCAACCTGAGGCAGATCCCCAAATTGATTCGTCAATTGTGCGCGATAGTATTCAGCAAATAAGACAGGATCGGTCGTTCTATGCCAATCTTTGGGTGGATAGTCTTCCACATCTTCGGGAACATCAGCACTCAATTCTTGGTTCTCGATGTGCTCCCACCAGTTTTCCCAAGGGTCCGTATTATCTGCCAAATCAGTAGGAGCATTCATATCATCACTGCGCCAATCATAATCTCCCGTAGGACTTTCTATCGTAGAAATGACGGTATCCATTATCGGTACATCGGTATGCGTTTGTGAGTCTCCGCCCTGGTGGGTATGAACAGGATTCTCCTCAACTAATGAAAGTGGCTGCAGACTTTTCCTGAAACGCTTCTTGTCAAACTCAGTATATATCCCACACGCAATCGCAAACAGAACACAGCACAATGCCACTCTTAACATTCCTTTTTGCAACCTTTTCATTTTTCGTCTCCTGAATGTAAAATTTGTGCGACTTTTGACATACTCTCCAAGCTAAAGCTTGGAGATTCTGGTATCCTCAAAGGTTGCTTGCTATAGCAAGTCTGACACCTTCTACTCCAAAGGTTGATGCCCCAACCTTAAGGATATTTATAGCCGCATTAAGATCGCGGTCATGGTGAGTCTTACAATGATCACACGTCCATGTTCTATCATTCAATTCGAGCGAAACACGTGTATCGCAGATATGGCAAACAGAAGTGGTGGGCTGCCATTGGTCAATGCATTCAACACGCTTACCACGTTTCTTTGCTTGCCACTTCAGTTTCTGCAAAAATGCATAGAAGCCTATATCAGAGACTTTGCGACCCCAGAGACGTTTCATGCCATCAAGGTTCAAGGTCTCAAAGAACAGCACATCAAATCTACGCACAAGTTCAAGTGCGAGTTTCCAATGGTGATCCTCACGTTGCCTTGCAACCTTGCGGTGCATGCGCGCGTGGTGTTGTCTTGCGCGTTCTCGGTTGTTGCTTCCGTGTTGTTTTGTCGACAATTGGCGATTCGCTGTTCTGACGTTCTCAAGGGATTCGGTGAAAAAATGAGGCGATTCATACTGTTTTCCGTTGGAGCAGGTCAACATCGTTTTGACTCCCATATCAAACCCCGCAGCGTTACCCGTCATGGGCTTGAGATGGCATCTGCGATGATCCGTAACAACAGACATATAGAAATCGCCAAGTGCATCTTCTTTGATCGTGACAGTTTTGATGTTCCCAAAGATGGGACGACTCAGGTTAAATCGGTACGTTTTTCCCATGATCGTTACTCGGTCGGAATAGATTCCAAAACCTTTATCGCCCGCAACAGGTTTCGCAAACTTGTATCCAGATGGACACATCGTAAACGAGTACGGTTTACGAAACGAGCGGAACCTCGGAGGACGTTTGGCGATTTTCTTAAAGAACCGCTGATAACCTTCATCAAGACGTTTGAGAATTTGACGCGCAGCCCAAGAATCCAACTCGCGCCAATGTGCAAACATATCAGGGTGAGATTTACGCAGAATCGTGAACTCACGAGACATCTCACGATAGGACAGATACGGCAGCCCAAGAGCATAGCGGGTGCGTTGCCAACCGAGAAAGTAGTTCCATAGTGTGTGTGCTATCCACGTTTTTCGCTTCAGATTTCGATTACGTGGCGCACGAAAGAGTTTGTAATTTGTGGTATACATGGTGTTCCTTTACAGGGTGAGACCGATTCTAAACGGTGCGGTGGCACTCCCTTGCAGGAGGTAGAATCCACCGCCACCATGTAAGAATATTAAACCACAATTTACAAAAAAAGTCAAGTGTTTTTTCAAAAAACGCGTGCAAGTCTGCTCCCATCACGATGATCGTGATCGGAGCGACTGCAGGTCTAATTCACTAAAGCGGTTCTGTATCTCCCCGCTAAAGCGAGGGAGTTTTAGAACCGAAGGGGTTGATAAGTGTGCGATAGAAACTGATTTGCAGCCTCTACCGCATACTGCGTGTTTACCTAACTGTCACAATCCGAACAACTTTCGACATCGTCTACAGTCGATTGCGTTCGATAGACATACGAGGTATTATGCGATGAATGGAAAGGGTTGTACTTATGCCACCACGGTTCATAGTGATCAGATGTAACCCAATTGCTGTTTTGACAGGTAACACCGTCGGTTTGCACACAAAGATAATAATTGTCGGTTATCGTTGTCCTAATAATACCTGCCTCTACCTATTGTAATTGCGTAGGAAAAATCCCAAACATAAGACAGGCTAAAATTAATACCGACAGAATGATTCTAACGCGATTCGCGGACATAATAAACTCCTTTAATTGGGAATTGATAACCTTTAGAATGTAACCACGACACAACCGATCGCATTTATCACTGTATATGACACCGAAACGAAAAAAGTTAAGAGTAAAACCGCATTTTTTTCACTTTTTTACAAAAAACCTGAAAATTTTAGCGGTTATCCCAGAAATTGAGCCGAAAATCTATGAATACACATATCCGCATCTATCTGGTAAGACATAAAACAGATACATCCATCAAAACATCTGACAAAATTTCATTTTTTTGATACAATAAACATAGATGTTCTGAAGGCAGTTCTTATACCAAATCTGAAAAATAAATTCGCATTTCAGAGATTTTGAAATGCTATGAGGATTCGGACGGATTAGACGGGCGAGGGGACCTCGCCCCTACGAGCGGGTTTTCGCTAATGAGAAACGGTTATTCAGAAATGGTATTAGAACATAACGTAAGGAGGCTTAGGAAATGACCCGGATGCTAATACTTGCAACATGCGCGTTGCTTCTCAGTGTTAATTGTTTCGCTGCGTTTGAAGAGGAGACCGTGTTGTTATACCTCTTTGATGAAGAGACAGCTGATGAAGCAACAGACCTCTCCGAGTTTGAGAATCATGGTGAAATCACCGATGCTGAATGGACGAAGGATGGAAAACTCGGTGGCGCGTTGACCTTTGATGGCGCGAGTAGTCTTATTGAAGTGCCACATCACGAAAGTCTCTTCCCTGGCGGCGATGAACTGACAATCGAGGCGTGGTTCAAACCGGCTTCATTTCCAGCTGGACATCCACCGATTGCGCGGAAAGGCTCTGTCCCTGAAAGCGGTTGGGGTTTTGATACACCCGGCGGAAAAATCCGCGGATTCGTCTATACCGCTCCCGGTGCTGCTGCTGTGGCACAAGGCGCAACCCCGATGAAGGTGGACACGTGGCATCATCTCGCTATGGTCTACGATGGCTCAGAGATTCGTATATATCTGGATGGTGAACTGGACGGAGAA encodes:
- a CDS encoding helix-turn-helix domain-containing protein gives rise to the protein KNLGGAIENWKEKRAGFPRFKKRGCKHSYTTGERFAALERKPQSRPSHPPKLDGSGEARLIALACSDPPKGFARWTLQLLADELVGLEIVESLSIETVRQTLKKTNYARTGGSIG
- a CDS encoding LamG domain-containing protein, with amino-acid sequence MTRMLILATCALLLSVNCFAAFEEETVLLYLFDEETADEATDLSEFENHGEITDAEWTKDGKLGGALTFDGASSLIEVPHHESLFPGGDELTIEAWFKPASFPAGHPPIARKGSVPESGWGFDTPGGKIRGFVYTAPGAAAVAQGATPMKVDTWHHLAMVYDGSEIRIYLDGELDGEVPRKGDINENEASVWIGKKANENIWLDGTLDELRILNIAITEEQIQADMEGIAFAVEVTGKLTTTWGRIKTQIRR
- a CDS encoding transposase, which encodes MYTTNYKLFRAPRNRNLKRKTWIAHTLWNYFLGWQRTRYALGLPYLSYREMSREFTILRKSHPDMFAHWRELDSWAARQILKRLDEGYQRFFKKIAKRPPRFRSFRKPYSFTMCPSGYKFAKPVAGDKGFGIYSDRVTIMGKTYRFNLSRPIFGNIKTVTIKEDALGDFYMSVVTDHRRCHLKPMTGNAAGFDMGVKTMLTCSNGKQYESPHFFTESLENVRTANRQLSTKQHGSNNRERARQHHARMHRKVARQREDHHWKLALELVRRFDVLFFETLNLDGMKRLWGRKVSDIGFYAFLQKLKWQAKKRGKRVECIDQWQPTTSVCHICDTRVSLELNDRTWTCDHCKTHHDRDLNAAINILKVGASTFGVEGVRLAIASNL